The Desulfocurvus vexinensis DSM 17965 nucleotide sequence GAGCTTTCAATGTCCGTCGTGAACGGAGAGGTGGTTCCGGAGCCGGAAGGCGAACCGCGCGAGCTGCTGCTCCTGCTGGGCCAGATTCATGCCTGCCAGGTCATGCGGGCTCAGACCGCCAACGCCTTCGCCTTTTCCAGCGGCGACAAAAGGGTGGACAAAACCAAGCAGCCGGAGCATTGGGCCGGGCTCGAGGAAGACCTCAAGGCCGTATACAAACAGCGGCTGAGTGAAATCAAACCGGGAGCCGCCGCATCCCCCGAGGACTACATCATCACGCCCGGCGGACTCGTGCCGGTCATTTACGATCAAGGAAGCGAGATTGAGCTGTGACCCTGCTGAGCGATCCCGAGAAAGCGTCTGCCGTCGGGGACGTAAAGGAACTGATCCTGGCAAGCTCACAGGAAGCCGCATTGCTGCGTGCAGTCCCCGGTGAGCGATTGTATGGATCGGACGACGCCTCGTTCACTGAAGTGGAGACCTTTCCTCTCGAGTTCATCGAAACGCCTCCGGAAGATCTCGCCAACAAGATCGACGCCACGGCCTGCGTGCTCCCCGGTCTGGACGTGAGAGCGGAAGACCGGGTGCGCAGTGGCACAGACGTCTTCCGGGTACAGACCGTCGTGGAAGAGCGTCTCTTCGGCGTCGTGACCCACAAGGCGCTGAAACTGGTGCGTCAGCATGGGAGTTAAGCGCTTCGGAGATTGGGACAAAGCGAAGGCGAAACTGGCAGCCAATCCGGGAGCCCGGCTCGCTCTGGCGATCCGGCAGGCGACCATCAAGAACGCCCTTTTCCTCGTCCGCGAAATCAAACGCGGCATCCGCTCCCAGGCACCGGGCGGCAAGGCGTTCGTCAAGCTGGCCGAGAGTACCATCGCACGCAAGGGCTCCAGCAAGGCCCTGATCGACACCGGATTCCTCGTCAATTCGATCACTCAACGCATCCTCGCGGATCGGGCGTTCGTGGGGCTACTGCGCGGCACGGTCAACAAGGACGGCGACGACCTGGTGAACATCGGCGCGGTAATGGAATACGGAGCCACCATCCAGCACCCCAACGGCGCGGTGATCGTCATCCCGCCCCGACCCTTCCTGCACCCCACCATGGAAAAGTACCGCGGGCAGATCGTCGAGAACTACCGCCAGGCCATCCGCTCGGTGATTTGATGGGCGGTCCTTATTCCTTCTTACCGATTCCGCTCTTGATAAGTTTGTTCACCGATGAATGACCGGTCTGTTTGAGCAGAGTGTCCACATGCATGTCCGAGCGCACCCCGAAATCCCTATCGTACTGTTCTTCCAGCGTGCCCACGTGCTTGTCGTCGCGGGTGTCTCTGAGACGGCCATTCGTTTGATTTCGCGATCTGTTACCGCGCATTGAAGGATCATCTTTTGCCATTGGATATATACCTCTTCTTGGGTTATTGGTGCGATCATTGTCGCACTATATCGTCACCAAGTTTGGGTGACGGAATTCCCATAATGCTGAAGTGCCCGGATCATCATGTCCGGGACCTGTGACCTTCCTGCCGCCGAATGAGGTCCGCAAAACGCGAGACGATCTTCTCGGTGATGTGCTTGGGATTCGACCGCCTAATGGCTTGAGCAAAAATCTCCGCCTCTTTGCCGGTGATTCCGCCGACCTTGTGCAGTTCGGCCACAAGCTCAAGCCCCCAGAGCAACGAGACCCCTTCCTGTTTGCACAACCTCCGTAGATTCTTGTCGTTGGTCACGCAGGTGAAACCATGCCGTTTGGCCGTCAGCAGGCACAGCCAGTCCTCGAACGATAACGGTCCGGATCTGCCGCCGGCGGTATACGCATCTTCGATTTCCGGCTCGATGATGATCAGTCCGAGGGCTACCAACTCGTTTTCGTCATCGATTTCGTTAACCTCGTCCACGACCGGGCTGGTCACGTGCAGCGGACCGATATGTTTCACCACGAGTTCCAGCACGGCCCGCTCCGCCTTGATGAAATCGATCAGCACGCATGCGTCCATGATCATCAACTTGCGGGGAGCCGGGCGGCGCGTCACAGAATGACCTCCCAATTCTGGAGCAGATCCTGCATCTCCTCAATACCGATCCGAAGCATCTCCGCGCCGCGGCTGAGCGATATTTTGTCTTTTTCCACCGCTTCCCTGGTCAGGCGTTTGAATCGGTCTTCGTAGAAATCGAACCTTTGCATCCCGAACGGCTCCGCCGGATCGATGCCCATCGGTTCTTCCTTGAAGGAAAGCTTCCGGTTAAAGTGTTGCTGATAGGCCATGTTGAACTTCATCCAGATGGACTTGTCCACGGCCCCTTCTTCCAGAAGACGCGAGAGAACGGTTTTGTAACTGACCCGGAAAATGCGTTTGACCTTGAAGACCCTGTCGACGAAGTGCAATCCGGCCGCTTCATTCCATTCCTTGCGGAACCCCTCGTTCGGCATCAGAAAATGCCCGGCGAAACGGTCGGCCTCCTGTTCCTCCTCCTTGCTTTCATCGACCTTGGTGACGTCGTAGGCGTCGGGATGCAACATGAGGTGACCGAGTTCATGGGCGGCGCTGAAAATGCGCCTTTCCACCGAAATCCGCTCCCATACGTTCACCACCACCGCCGGCCCGCCGTCCTCCTCGCCCACAGAGAGGCCGAAAAAACTATCGGAAGCCATGGGAACCGGGAAAACCTTCACGCCCGCGTGTTCGAGCATGCCGCAGATGTCGTGGATGGGTTCGGTGACCTTCAGCCCCAGCTTTTTCCGGCAGAGTCCGGCCGCCTCGGCGAGGCGGTCTCTGGAGCATTGTCTCCGGACAGCGCCAAGGCTGAACGGCATCTTTTTTTTCAGACTCTCCTCGAGGAAATTGAAATCATCAAGCCACCTCGCCACCTCGGCCAGGACATTCTCGCGATTCTGCATCCGCTTCGCCGAACGGAACCGGACGGTGCGTAATTCCCGAACCGGCTGGAAAAGCTCCTGAATCTTCACATCGAGGGCCTTGGCGATAGCCTGCATGGTCCTCATCCGTGGCTCGCTCTTTGCGAGTTCGAGACTCTTTATCGCCGGCAAGGAGAGACCCGCGTCGTCCGCCAGGGCGCTTTGACTCAAGCGCTTCGCAGTCCTCAACCGCCTCACATTTTGGGCGAGTATCTGCAGATTCATGGTCGCCTCCTTTCTGTGTTTTTCTAAAATATACCACTCAACAAAATTTTGTCAAGTGGTATTTTATATGAAAAAGGGGCTCCGACACTTCCCGTCCGGCTCCGGTAGGTATCCAGCGGAAACATTCGCTTGAACCGGAGGAACCTGACTTGGAAACCGTTCGCACAGTCGTTGAAAACCTGATCCGCCTGGTCAAGGCGGAGATCGACCCGGACGCGGTGCTCGTCGCCGCGGACGACGTCTTCGAGGTGCCAAACGTCCCGAGCTTGATCCTGCAGGGACCGACGCTGGCGGAAAACGGAGAGCGACGCACCATGGCCCGTATGCTGGAAAAGGACATCCCGAACCTCGTTTATGAGCAGTGCCGCCATCCCCGACTCTACCACCTCGATTTCGACGTCATCGTCACCGCCGGCCACGAAGGCGAACTGCTGGACCTCCAGGAACGGGTCGCGCGTTTCTATCAACTCCACCCGGTCCTGGCCGTGGAAGACCGAGGTTCCCTCAACCTGACGGAGACAGTCCCCCTGGGTGG carries:
- a CDS encoding helix-turn-helix domain-containing protein; this translates as MNLQILAQNVRRLRTAKRLSQSALADDAGLSLPAIKSLELAKSEPRMRTMQAIAKALDVKIQELFQPVRELRTVRFRSAKRMQNRENVLAEVARWLDDFNFLEESLKKKMPFSLGAVRRQCSRDRLAEAAGLCRKKLGLKVTEPIHDICGMLEHAGVKVFPVPMASDSFFGLSVGEEDGGPAVVVNVWERISVERRIFSAAHELGHLMLHPDAYDVTKVDESKEEEQEADRFAGHFLMPNEGFRKEWNEAAGLHFVDRVFKVKRIFRVSYKTVLSRLLEEGAVDKSIWMKFNMAYQQHFNRKLSFKEEPMGIDPAEPFGMQRFDFYEDRFKRLTREAVEKDKISLSRGAEMLRIGIEEMQDLLQNWEVIL